The following are encoded in a window of Panicum virgatum strain AP13 chromosome 5N, P.virgatum_v5, whole genome shotgun sequence genomic DNA:
- the LOC120675051 gene encoding WUSCHEL-related homeobox 5-like, whose translation LSPPLSPASTAAAALANSRWNPTKEQVAVLEGLYEHGLRTPSAEQIKQIAARLLEHGHIEGKNVFYWFQNHKARQRQKQKQDSFAYFTRLLRRPPPLPMLVRPPGPPFPHGRLPVPAAPAMATMAPPPPAAAAACNTSTAAAVMYRAPFYMPAPQAPAASAAYYHTVQEQQQMLLHHQQQQQWPVMYPRMAVAQDKMIPAAAPQQHQQPPSHPGAAVYQSAAAPGNARSAAPLHVVHLPAADAGGPSRETLQLFPLQPTFLLPDKGRAAGTSASTASASFSVESESSGSPDSNGDAPAVPFYDFFGLQSGGR comes from the exons ctctcgccgccgctgtccccggcctccacggcggcggcggcgctggcgaacTCGAGGTGGAACCCGACCAAGGAGCAGGTGGCCGTGCTGGAGGGGTTGTACGAGCACGGCCTGCGCACCCCCAGCGCGGAGCAGATCAAGCAGATCGCGGCCAGGCTGCTCGAGCACGGCCACATCGAGGGCAAGAACGTGTTCTACTGGTTCCAGAACCACAAGGCCCGCCAGCGCCAGAAGCAGAAGCAGGACAGCTTCGCCTACTTCACcaggctcctccgccgcccgccgccgctgcccatgCTCGTCAGGCCCCCCGGCCCGCCGTTCCCTCACGGCCGCCTCCCCGtcccggcggcgcccgcgaTGGCGACgatggccccgccgccgcccgctgctgctgctgcatgcaaCACCAGCACCGCCG CTGCAGTGATGTACAGGGCTCCATTCTACATGCCAGCTCCGCAGGCGCCAGCGGCGAGCGCCGCCTACTACCACACggtgcaggagcagcagcagatgctgcttcaccaccagcagcagcagcagtggccAGTCATGTACCCGAGGATGGCGGTCGCCCAGGACAAGATGatccccgccgcggcgccgcagcagcatcagcagccGCCGAGCCACCCGGGCGCCGCCGTGTACCAGTCCGCCGCGGCACCGGGCAACGCGAGGTCCGCCGCTCCGCTGCACGTGGTCCACCTCCCGGCGGCTGACGCCGGGGGCCCCAGCCGCGAGACGCTGCAGCTGTTCCCGCTGCAGCCCACCTTCCTGCTGCCGGACAAGGGGCGCGCCGCCGGCacgtcggcgtcgacggcgtccgcTTCGTTCTCCGTGGAGTCCGAGAGCTCGGGGAGCCCGGACTCGAACGGCGACGCGCCCGCGGTGCCCTTCTACGACTTCTTCGGCCTCCAGTCCGGAGGCCGCTGA